CGGCCAGTGCACGCCCTGTCGCGAGGGCACCGGCTGGCTGTACCGCATGCTGACCCGCATCGTACAAGGCAAGGGCAGGCCCGAGGATCTCGAACTGCTGGACAACGTGGCCTACAACATAATGGGCCGCACCATCTGCGCCCTCGGGGACGCCGCCGCCATGCCCGTGCGCAGCTTCCTGGAACATTTCCGCCCCGAGTTCGAACACTACATCGACCATGGCCGCAGCCTGGTCAAGGACGCCGCTTGATGTCATTGGTCATTGGTCATTTGTCATTGGTCGTTAGGGGCACTACGTCGGGGGCGCCCCGAGCTGGTAGCGCGCTTTCACCATTCACCATTCACCATTCACCATTCACTCGCCTCTAAGCATGTCCGAAGACCTCGTCACCATCCATATCGACGGCCGGGAGCTCAAGGCCCGCCGCGGCACCATGCTCATCGAGGTGGCGGACGAGGCGGGCATTCACATCCCCCGTTTCTGCTACCACAAGAAGCTGTCGGTGGCGGCCAACTGCCGCATGTGCCTGGTGGAGGTGGAGAAGGCCCCCAAGCCCCTGCCCGCCTGCGCCACGCCCGTGAACGATGGCATGACGGTGCATACCCGTTCCGAGGAGGCCCTGCGCTCCCAGCGCTCGGTGATGGAATTCCTGCTCATCAATCATCCCCTCGATTGCCCCATATGCGACCAGGGCGGCGAGTGCGAGTTGCAGGACGTGGCCATGGGTTACGGCGGCGACGTGTCGCGCTTCTCCGAGCGCAAGCGCGTGGTGCCGGACAAGGACCTCGGGCCCCTCATCGCCACCGACATGACCCGCTGCATCCATTGCACCCGCTGCGTACGCTTCGGTGAGGAGATCGCGGGGATCCGCGAACTCGGCGTCACCGGCCGCGGCGAGGATCTGCGCATCGGCACCTTCATCGAGCGCAGCATGGACTCGGAGATGTCGGGCAACGTCATCGACCTCTGCCCCGTGGGTGCCCTCACCAACAAGCCCTTCCGCTTCAAGGCCCGGGCCTGGGAGCTGATGCAGCGCGCTGGCGTCGCGCCCCACGACTGCGCCGGCTCCAACCTGTTCCTCCACACCCGCGGCGGCCGCGTCATGCGCGTGGTGCCGAGGGAGAACGAGGCGGTCAACGAGACCTGGCTGTCGGACCGCGACCGTTACAGCTACCAGGGAATATATGCCGGGGACCGGCTCGAGCGGCCCGCCGTGAAGGTCAAGGGCAAATGGCAGGACGCCGACTGGGACGTGGCCCTGGAGACGGCCGCCGCGGGTCTGCGGGCCGTGGTGGAGGCCCACGGACCCGCGGAGCTGGGAGCCCTGCTGTCCCCCGCCGCCACCCTGGAAGAGCATTACCTCACCCAGCGTCTCATGCGCGGCCTGGGCTCGGGCAACATCGATCATCGTCTGCGCCAGGTGGACTTCGGTGACGCCGACAACGACCCGCTGTTCCCGGGGCTCAACCTCAGCTTCGCGGAACTCGAGGGGCGGGATGCCTTCCTGGTGGTGGGTTCCCATCTGCGCAAGGAGGTGCCCATCCTCAATCACCGCCTGCGCAAGGCGGTGCAGGGGGGCGCGCGGGCCATGTTCCTGAACCCCGCGCGCTACGATTTCAACTATGACACCGTCGTCAACCTCGGCATCAATACCGCCGATTGGAGCGCCAACCTGGCGGGCGTGGCCCGGGCCCTGGACAAGGACCTGCCCGCAGGTCCCCTCGGCGAGCTCATCGCCGCGGCCGAGGTGACCGATGATCATCGCGCCATGGCCGAGGGGCTGGAGACGGCGGAGCGGCCGCTGATCCTGCTCGGCGCCATGGCCCTGGCCCATCCCCAATTCACCACCCTGCGTGCCCTGGCGGGTTTCATCGCCCGGGCCACGGGTGGTGTGCGCGGTTACCTGCCCCCGGCCAACGGCGTGGGGGCCCATCTGGCGGGGGCCCTGCCCCTGCGCGACGCCGGCGGCGCGGCGGCCACCGTGGCCGGTCTCGACGCGGCGGCCATGCTGGAGCGGGGGCTCAAGGGCTTCGTCACCGTCGCCGTGGAGCCGGCGGCCGACTGCTGGGACGGCCGTCTCGCGGCGCGGCGGCTGCAGGAGGCGGAGTTTACCGTGTGCCTCAGCGCCTACCGTACCCCCGAGCTGGAGGCCCTGGCCGACGTGCTGCTGCCCATCGGCGTGTTCGCCGAGACCGCCGGCACCCACGTCAACGCCGTCGGCCTGTGGCAGCGCTTCGAGGGCGCGGCGCGCCCCGTGGGGGAGGCCCGTCCGGCCTGGAAAGTGCTGCGGGTGTTGGCCAACCGGCTCGAGTTGCCGGGCTTCGATTACACTGAGTGCGGCCAGATCCATGACGAGGTGCGCAAGCGGGTGGACGACCAACCGGTCCGCGCCGGGGATGCCCTGGGCGAACCGGGTGGCGGGGAAGACGGGGCGCTGACGCTGGGTCGGATCCCGGAACCTGCCATCTACGGCACGGACGCGGTGGTGCGTCGCGCCGGGGCGTTGCAGGATACCCTGGATGGGCGCTCGGCCCGGGAGTCCGTGTACCTGCACCCGGCGGACGCCGAGCGTCTGGGGCTGAGTGAAGGAGACCCCGCGCGCCTGACGATGGACGGTGGTGCGGGCGCCGTGACCCTCACCGCGCGGCTCGATCCGCGGCTCGCCGCGGGCGGGGTGCTGGTCTACATGGGTTCCACGGCCGCCGGCCTCGCCGGCCCGGCCTTCGGAGAGGTGAGCCTGGACAGGGGCTGATAGGCGATGGAATTCTTTACCGACATGTGGATGGCACTGCCCGAGGGCCTGCGCGCCGTGCTCGCCGCCAGCACCAAGATCATGATGGTGGTGGGGCCCCTGATGCTGGCCGTGGCCTACGTCACCCTGGCCGAGCGCAAGATCATCGGTTTCATCCAGGTGCGCATCGGACCGAACCGCGTGGGCTTCTTCGGCCACAGCCTGTGGGGCCTGGGGCAGCCCATCGCCGACGCCGTCAAGCTGCTGTTCAAGGAGATCGTGCTGCCCAGCGGCGCCAACCGGGTGCTGTTTCTCATCGCCCCCATGCTCTCCCTCGGTCCGGCCCTGGCGGCCTGGGCGGTGCTGCCCCTGAACGCCGAGTTCGTCATCGCCGACATCAACGCCGGCCTGCTCTACATCCTGGCCATGACCTCCGTCGGGGTCTACGGCGTCATCGTGGCGGGGTGGGCCTCCAATTCCAAGTACGCGTTCCTCGGCGCCATGCGCTCGGCCGCCCAGATCGTGGCCTACGAGATCGCCATGGGCTTTGCCCTGGTGGTGGTGCTGATGGCCGCCGGCAGCCTCAATATTCGCGACATCGTCCTGGCCCAGGAGGGCGGCGTCCTCGGCTGGTTCTGGGCCCCGCTGCTGCCCATGTTCGTGGTCTATTTCATCTCCGGGGTGGCGGAGACCAACCGCGCGCCTTTCGACGTCGCGGAAGGGGAGTCGGAGATCGTCGCCGGCTTCCACGTGGACTATTCGGGCATGGCCTTCGCCGTGTTCTTCCTGGCCGAGTACGCCAACATGATCCTCATCGCGGCCCTGGCGGCCATCCTGTTCCTCGGGGGCTGGCTGTCGCCCTTCGAGGGCACCGCCCTGGGCTCTCTGCCCCTGCTGGGCAACGGCATGCATTGGCTGCTGCTGAAGATCGCCCTGTTCGTGTTCCTCTATCTGTGGTTCCGGGCCACCTTCCCGCGCTACCGCTATGACCAGATCATGCGCCTGGGCTGGAAGGTCTTCATCCCCGTCACCCTGGTTTGGCTGGTGGTGGTGGGGGCGGCGGTCATGTATCCGCCCCTGTGGGGCTGGCTCACGGGCTTCGGGCTGGTGGCCGTGGCGTTGACCCTGCTGCTGGTGGTGGTGCGGGGGGCAGTGAAACCGAGCGGGGTGATCATGCCATGAACGGATTCCGCCATTTCTTCAAGAGCTTCATGCTGTGGGAACTGCTGGTGGGCATGCGCCTCACCGGACGCTACCTGTTCAAGCGCAAGGTGACGGTGCAGTACCCGGAAGAGAAGACCCCGATGTCGCCGCGCTTCCGGGGCCTCCACGCCCTGCGCCGCTATCCCAACGGCGAGGAGCGCTGCATCGCCTGCAAACTGTGCGAGGCGGTGTGCCCGGCCCTGGCCATTACCATCGACTCCGAGGTGCGCGAGGATGGCAGCCGGCGTACCACGCGTTACGACATCGACCTGGTGAAATGCATCTTCTGTGGCTTCTGCGAGGAGTCGTGTCCCGTGGATTCCATCGTCGAGACTCGGATCCACGAGTACCACGGCGAGAAGCGCGGCGACCTCTACATGACCAAAGACAAACTGCTGGCGGTGGGTGATAAATGGGAGGCCCAGATTGCCGCAGACCGGGCGGAGGACGCACGGTATCGCTGAAGGCGCGGGGTGCCGATAGGGTGTTTCGCAAACGACAACAGGGCGGGGGGAATAAAGGCGGCGCAGCGGTGCCGGCCTGATCAACATGAGTCAGCTAGTCATCTTCTTCGTCTTCGCGGCGATGCTGGTATTCGCCGGGGTCATGGTGATCACCGTGCGCAACGCCGTGCATTCCGCCCTGTTCCTGGTGCTCGCCTTCTTCTCCAGCGCGGCCATCTGGCTCCTCATGGAGGCGGAGTTCCTGGCCATCGTCCTGGTGTTGGTGTACGTGGGCGCGGTGATGGTGCTGTTCCTGTTCGTGGTCATGATGCTGGATGTCAACACGGCACGCCTCAAGGAGGGCTTCATCCGCTATCTGCCCGTGGGGCTGCTGGTGGCGGTACTCATCGCCTTCCAACTCATCATGGTGGTGGGAGGCGAGCGCTTCGGCCTCGAGGACTATCCCAAGCCGGTGCCCAAGGCCGCGGACTACAGCAACACCGAAGCCCTGGGGGCGGTGCTGTATACCGAGTATCTCCTCGCCTTCGAGGTGGCGGCGGTGATCCTGCTGGTGGCCATCGTGGCCGCCATCTCCCTCACCATGCGCCGGCGCGCCACGGTCAAGCATCAGAAGCCCGAGGTCCAGGTGGCGGTGCGTCGCGAGGACCGCATCCGCATCGTCTCGATGGCCTCCGAGCCCCGCGACGGCAGGGAGGACGGCTCGTGATACCCCTTTCCTATGTACTCATCCTGGCGGCCATCATGTTCTGCCTGTCCATGGCCGGCATCTTCCTCAACCGCAAGAACGTGATCATCCTGCTCATGTCCATCGAACTCATGCTGTTGTCGGTGAACATGAACTTCATCGCCTTCTCTCATTATCTCGGTGACAACGCGGGCCAGGTGTTCGTGTTCTTCATTCTCACGGTGGCGGCCGCCGAGTCCGCCATCGGTCTGGCGATCCTGGTGGTGCTGTTCCGCAACCGCCAGACCATCAATGTCGCCGATCTGGATACCATGAAAGGTTAGGGCAGTGACCATGGACATGTTCGACATCTATCTGGCCATTCCCCTGGCCCCCCTGGTGGGCGCCCTCATCGCCGGTCTGTTCGGCAAGGCCATCGGGCGCGCCGGGGCCCACTGGGTCACCATCATCGGCGTGGCGCTATCCACCGTGCTCTCCTTCGTGGTCTATAACCACCACGTGCTGGAGGGCGGCGCCGCCTTCAACGGCGCCGTCTATACGTGGGGGCTGAGTGACGGCATCGCCTTCCAGGTGGGCTTCCTCATCGATCAACTGTCCGCCACCATGATGGTGGTGGTGACCTTCGTGTCCCTCATGGTGCACATCTACACCATCGGCTACATGCACGACGATCCGGGTTACCAGCGCTTCTTCAGCTACATCTCCCTGTTCACCTTCTCCATGCTCATGCTGGTGATGTCCAACAACTTCCTGCAGCTGTTCTTCGGCTGGGAGGCGGTGGGGCTGGTGTCCTACCTGCTCATCGGCTTCTGGTTCGACCGGGAATCGGCCATCTATGCCAACATGAAGGCCTTCCTGGTGAACCGGGCAGGGGATTTCGGCTTCCTGCTGGGGATCTCGGCGGTGCTGATGTACTTCGGTACCCTGGACTATGCCGAGGTGTTTGCCCGGGCGCCCGAGTTCGTGGGTACCACCATGGAGATCATCCCCGGTGCCGAGTGGTCCCTGTTCTCGGTCATCTGCATCCTGCTGTTCATCGGCGCCATGGGGAAATCCGCCCAATGGCCGCTGCACGTGTGGCTGCCCGATTCCATGGAAGGCCCGACGCCCATCTCGGCCCTCATCCATGCCGCCACCATGGTGACCGCCGGCATCTTCATGGTGAGCCGCATGTCGCCGCTGTTCGAGCTCTCGGAGACGGCCCTGTCCTTCGTCCTCATCATCGGCGCCATCACCGCCTTCTTCATGGGGCTGCTGGGGCTGGTGCAGAACGACATCAAGCGGGTGGTGGCTTACTCCACCTTGTCCCAACTGGGCTACATGACGGTGGGCCTGGGGGCCTCGGCCTATGCGGCGTCCATGTTCCATCTCGGCACCCACGCCTTCTTCAAGGCCCTGCTGTTCCTGGGGGCGGGGGCCGTGATCATCGCCATGCATCACGAGCAGGACATGCGCCGCATGGGCGGGTTGCGTAAATACATGCCCATCACCTATGCCACCGCCCTCATCGGCTCCCTGGCCCTCATCGGCTTTCCGGGCTTCTCGGGCTTCTTCTCCAAGGATGGCATCATCGAGGCGGTGCACCATTCGGAGCTGTGGGGAGCCGACATCGCCTATATGGCCGTGCTGTCGGGGGTGTTCGTCACCGCCCTGTATTCCTTCCGCATGTTCTTCATGACCTTCCACGGGCGCGAGCGCATGGACGACCATACCCGGGAGCACCTCCACGAGGCCCCATGGGTGGTCACCGGGCCGTTGATATTGCTGGCCATCCCGTCGGTGATCATCGGTTGGTGGTGGGCCGAGCCCATGCTGTTTGGCGGCTATTTCGGCGAGGCCATTTTCGTCGCCCCCGAGCACGATACCCTGGCCCGCCTGGGGCAGGACTACCATGGGCTGGTGGCGTTCCTGCTCCACGGCATCATGGCGCCACCCTTCTGGCTGGCGGCGCTGGGGGTGCTCACGGCCTGGTTCCTGTACATCAAACGCCCCGATCTGCCGGCGCAGATCGTGGCGCGCATACGGCCCCTTCATACTATTCTGGTGGAGAAGTATGGTCACGACCGTTTCAACGACTGGTTCTTCGGCGGCGGCACCCGTGGCCTCGGTACCTTGTTGTGGCGGGTGGGGGATATGGGTCTCATCGACGGCCTGATGGTGAACGGATCGGCCCGGGTGGTGGGATGGTTCTCGGGGGTCTTCCGGCGCATCCAGACGGGGTACCTGTATACCTACGCCTTCGCCATGATCATCGGACTGCTGCTGTTGCTGCAGTTCGCCGTCGGCGGCCTGTGAGAGGGATGAGTAGAGATGCTGTTTGAAAAACTTCCCCTTCTGAGCCTGCTGGTGTGGCTGCCCATCCTGGGCGGGGCGTGGATCCTGGTCGCCGGCGAGAAGAATGCGGTGGGCGCACGGGTCATCGCCCTGCTGGTATCCCTCGCCACCTTGCTGCTGTCCATCCCCCTCTATACGGGCTTCGATACCACCACCCCGGCCATGCAGTTCGTGGAGAAGCTGCCCTGGATCGAGGCCTTCAGCATCAACTATCACCTGGGGGTGGATGGCTTTTCCATGCCCCTGATCCTGCTCACCGCCTTCACCACGGTGCTGGTGGTGATCTCGGCCTGGGAGGTGATCCAGTACAAGATCGGCCAGTATATGGCGGCCTTCCTCATCATGGAGGGCCTGATGATCGGCGTGTTCGCGGCCATGGACGCCATGCTGTTCTACGTGTTCTGGGAGGCCATGCTCATCCCCATGTTCCTGATCATCGGTATCTGGGGCGGGCCCAACCGCATCTACGCCACCATCAAGTTCTTCCTCTACACCTTCCTCGGCTCGGTGTTCATGCTGGTGGCGCTGCTCTATCTCTACGGCCAAGCCGGGAGCTTCGCCATCCATGATATGCACGCGGTCTCCATCGGCTTGTCGGCGCAGATTCTCATCTTCCTGGCCTTCCTCATCGCCTTCGCGGTGAAGGTGCCCATGTGGCCGGTGCATACCTGGCTGCCCGATGCCCACGTCGAGGCTCCCACCGGCGGCTCGGTGGTGCTGGCGGCCATCATGCTGAAAATGGGTGGCTACGGCTTCCTGCGCTTCAGCCTGCCGATCACCCCCGATGCCAGCCGCGAGTTGGACTGGCTCATGATCGCCCTGTCCCTCCTCGCCGTGGTCTATATCGGCTTCGTGGCCATCGTCCAGAAGGACCTCAAGAAGCTGGTGGCCTACTCCAGCATCTCCCACATGGGCTTCGTCACCCTGGGCTTCTTCGTGGCCTTCGCCATCCTGGAAAACACCGGGGATATTCGGGGGGCGGCCCTGGGCATGGAAGGGGGCATGATGCAGATGATCTCCCATGGCTTTATCTCCGGCGCCCTGTTCCTGTGCGTGGGGGTGCTCTACGACCGCATGCACACCCGCGAGATCGGGGCCTACGGCGGCGTAGCCAATCCCATGCCGGTATTCGCCGCCTTCATGATGCTGTTCATCATGGCCAACTCGGGCCTGCCGGGCACCTCGGGCTTCGTGGGCGAGTTCATGGTCATCCTGTCCAGTTTCCACGCCAGCTTCTGGTACGCCTTCCTCGCCGCCAGCACCCTGTTGCTCGGAGCCACCTACAACCTGTGGATGTACAAGCGCGTCATCTACGGCAAGGTGGCCAACGACGAGGTGCGGGGGCTCGGTGACCTGAGCGCCCGCGAGTTCCTGATCCTCGCGGTCCTGGGGGTGGTGGTCATCCTCTTCGGCGTCTGGCCCCAGCCCCTCCTCGAGGTCATGCATCCCACGGTGGAGCATCTGATTGGGCATATGGTGGAGTCGAAGCTTTGAGGGGAATGGGGCAAGGGAATAGTTAATAGTGAATAGTGAATAGTGAATAGGGAATAGGGAATAGCGGGAAGCCAAGTGGGCATGGGTAAGGTGAAGCTCAGGGGAGACCGGAATGGATGCCGATGTGAAGTGGAGACGCCACTATAGGCTTGAGGTATGGAAACAGGGGATCGTTCTCGTCAAGGCCGTTTACGACCTAACCCGACGGTTTCCCAATGATGAGCGATATGGTCTGTGCACGCAGCTTCGTAGGGCGGCCATATCGGTCCCGAGCAATATTGCGGAGGGTGTCGCGCGAACAAGCGACAAAGAGTTGTTGAGGTTCTTGGATATAGCAAGTGGCTCGCTCAGTGAAGTGGATACACAGCTTATCATTGCCAGCGAACTGGGATATCTGCGGAGAGATGATGAAATTTTTCAAAGAGTGGCCAATGAGTCCCGTCTCCTTGCTGGATTCATCAGGAGTGTCCAGGATGTCCGGAGACGTCCCTAAAGCTATTCCCTATTCCCTGCCTCCAGAAATGACCGCCTTCGTCGCCATCACTCCCGAGCTGTTCCTCCTCACCATGGCCTGCGTGGTGCTCATCGTCGACGCCTTCCTGCCCGACGCCTATCGGGCGGTGACCTACCAGCTGGCCCTCATGACCCTGGTCATCACGGGGGGGCTTACGGTGGCCCTGTATCCCGACGAGCCCCAGGTGGTGTTCCATGGCGCGGCGGTGGTGGATGGTATGGGCTCGGTGCTGAAGGCCTTCATCGCCGGCATCGCCTTCTTCGCCTTCACCTATTCCAAGGACTACCTGCGGGAGCGCAACGTCTTCAAGGGCGAGTACTACGTCCTCGGCCTGTTCGCGGTGCTCGGCATGATGATCATGGTGTCGGCCCACAGCCTGCTCACCGTCTACCTGGGCCTGGAACTGTTGTCCCTGTGCCTCTACGCCATGGTGGCCATGCACCGGGATTCCGCGGATGCCTCCGAGGCGGCCATGAAGTACTTCGTGCTGGGGGCCCTGGCCTCGGGCATGCTGCTCTACGGTATTTCCATGATCTACGGCGGCACCGGCACCGTGGACCTCGGGGAAATCGCCCAGGTGGTGGCCAGTGGCGACATCGTGGATGACACGGTGCTGGTGTTCGGGCTGGTGTTTCTGGTGGTGGGTCTCGCCTTCAAGCTGGGCGCCGTGCCCTTCCACATGTGGTTGCCCGACGTCTACCACGGCGCCCCCACGGCCGTGACCCTGTTCATCGGTTCGGCGCCCAAGATGGCGGCCTTCGCCATGGTGATGCGGGTGCTGGTGGACGGTCTCGAAGGCCTGCAGGCCGACTGGCAGGCCATGCTGATCATCCTCGCCGTCCTGTCCATGGCGGTGGGCAATGTCATCGCCATCGCCCAGACCAACCTCAAACGCATGTTCGCCTATTCCACCATCGCTCATGTGGGCTTTCTAATCCTCGGGATCCTTGCGGGTACCGAGGCGGGCTACGCCGCTTCAATGTTCTACGCCATCGTCTATTCCATCATGAGCCTCGGCGGTTTCGGCATGATCGTGTTGCTGTCCCGGAGCGGCTTCGAGGCCGACCGCCTGGAGGACTTCAAGGGCCTCAACGAGCGCAGCCCGTGGTTCGCCTTCATCATGATGGTGTTCCTGTTCTCCATGGCCGGCGTGCCCCCCTTCGTGGGCTTCTGGGCCAAGTGGTCCGTGCTGCGGGAGGTAGTGGCGGCGGACATGGTGTGGCTCGCCGTGGTGGCCGTGGTGTTCTCCATCATCGGCGCCTTCTACTACCTGCGGATGGTCAAGCTGATGTACTTCGACAAGCCCGATGACGCCAGTCCCATCACCGCCGGGGGTGACCTCCAGGCCGCCGTCAGCATCAACGGCCTCGCGGTGCTGGGCCTCGGCCTCTTCCCCGGGGCCCTGTTGGCGCTGTGCGTGTCCGCCATGGCGGCGGGCTAGTCGGATGTGCTGTCAGCGACCCCTGTGCCGTTACGGGCGGGTTCTTCCCGGATCGCAGGCGGCTGAAGAGCCCCGCTCTTTGGCGGGGCTCATGGCGCTGTCCTTCGTGGTTTCGCCTTTTCCGCCCTCCAGGGCACCCTTCCCTGTCCGCACGGCTTCGAACCCCTTTGTGATCTGCCCGGTTTGCGGGATAGTGGGCGCAGTTCACGCCTGTAGCCGAGGCGGCCGTGGAGCAGGCGCTGCGGGAGACCGAGCGCCGCGGCCTGCGCAGCATCGCCCTGGTGCCTCTGGACAACCGCCATGGCGACCCCGGCATCGGCGTGTTCCTGGACATCCCGGCCTGCCAGCCCTCGCGGCGGCTGGAGCCCGTGAGCCTGGAACGCATCTGGCTTCCCATGCCGAACAGAGACGACCGTGCGAGGCCCTGCTCGAGGGATCAGGTTCCTAAGTTTCTTTGCTCTCAGGCCGCTAAACTGGGTCAAGTAACCGACGATGAAACAGGCGCTTGGAGTGACGGAGCTCGAGCAATTCTCGGGGAGAACCTCGTCGCCCTGGGGAGCGGCCTGCCGGGGTATACGCCGCGGTGCCCGCACGGGCGCGACGCTGGTCCCCTCGCCCTGGCGGTGACCGTGGCCGCCGCTCCCGCCGCCGATCGGGCGGGGGCCACGGCGGTGTTCCAGTTCGACGGCGATCTGCGTTTCGAGCCGGCGGCCGGCCCGCCGGCGGTGGCTGCCGAGATGCCCGAGGCCGAGGCCCTGTGGGGCCGCGTTGGCACTGTGGAGCGGAGGGTACGCGAGCTGCTGGCGGCAGGCCGGCGTGGCCCCGGTGGGGGACTTCTTCCGCCTCGACTGCGCGCCGGCCGATCCCGAGGCCGTGCTCGCCCGGAGCTATGAGACCGAGGCCCGGCGCCGCGCCGACGACCCCTCGCTGGCCCTGCGCCGGTGCGTACAACTACCGTGACGAGAAGGGCGGCGGCGGCACCGCCTTCTTCGACGACGAGAGTTCCGACCAGGACGCCTACCTGGAGCTGTCCTGGGAACTCCTGGGCAACGGCCGGCGCCAGCGGGAGGTGGAGTCGGCGATCTTCCCAGGACCGGGCTGCCGGTCGCCCGCATGTGTCCGCCGCGGAGCGCCGGCGCGAGCGCGATGCCCTGTGCCGGCGCCACGAGCTGCCGGCCTTGTTCCGGTCCGTGCGGGGCCGCCTGCTGCGGGACAAGCTGGCCCTGGTGGAGCCGCTGTACGCCGCCAACCGCGACGCCTATTTCGGGGGCGGCCGGCTGTTGGACGACGTGCTGGCGGTGGAATCGGAGCAGGCGGAGGTGGCGGCCCCCGCGCCGCCCTCCACCGCCTCGAAGGTGACGCCGTCGCGCCTGGACTGGAGCGGGCCACGCCACCCCTACATGGCCCTCGACCTGGACGCCGTGGCCGGCGCCCTGGCCGGGGACGGCGCCCTGCTCCAGACCAACCTGCTCCAGCGCCAGGTGGCCAAGCGGCAGTCCCGCATCGACGATCTCGATCGCCTGCGCCTGTTCTGCGCGCCGAGGCCGGGGACCTCCAGAGTACGCGGCCCTCGACATGGTGGCCGGGGTGCGCTTC
Above is a window of Gammaproteobacteria bacterium DNA encoding:
- the nuoG gene encoding NADH-quinone oxidoreductase subunit NuoG, coding for MSEDLVTIHIDGRELKARRGTMLIEVADEAGIHIPRFCYHKKLSVAANCRMCLVEVEKAPKPLPACATPVNDGMTVHTRSEEALRSQRSVMEFLLINHPLDCPICDQGGECELQDVAMGYGGDVSRFSERKRVVPDKDLGPLIATDMTRCIHCTRCVRFGEEIAGIRELGVTGRGEDLRIGTFIERSMDSEMSGNVIDLCPVGALTNKPFRFKARAWELMQRAGVAPHDCAGSNLFLHTRGGRVMRVVPRENEAVNETWLSDRDRYSYQGIYAGDRLERPAVKVKGKWQDADWDVALETAAAGLRAVVEAHGPAELGALLSPAATLEEHYLTQRLMRGLGSGNIDHRLRQVDFGDADNDPLFPGLNLSFAELEGRDAFLVVGSHLRKEVPILNHRLRKAVQGGARAMFLNPARYDFNYDTVVNLGINTADWSANLAGVARALDKDLPAGPLGELIAAAEVTDDHRAMAEGLETAERPLILLGAMALAHPQFTTLRALAGFIARATGGVRGYLPPANGVGAHLAGALPLRDAGGAAATVAGLDAAAMLERGLKGFVTVAVEPAADCWDGRLAARRLQEAEFTVCLSAYRTPELEALADVLLPIGVFAETAGTHVNAVGLWQRFEGAARPVGEARPAWKVLRVLANRLELPGFDYTECGQIHDEVRKRVDDQPVRAGDALGEPGGGEDGALTLGRIPEPAIYGTDAVVRRAGALQDTLDGRSARESVYLHPADAERLGLSEGDPARLTMDGGAGAVTLTARLDPRLAAGGVLVYMGSTAAGLAGPAFGEVSLDRG
- the nuoH gene encoding NADH-quinone oxidoreductase subunit NuoH — encoded protein: MWMALPEGLRAVLAASTKIMMVVGPLMLAVAYVTLAERKIIGFIQVRIGPNRVGFFGHSLWGLGQPIADAVKLLFKEIVLPSGANRVLFLIAPMLSLGPALAAWAVLPLNAEFVIADINAGLLYILAMTSVGVYGVIVAGWASNSKYAFLGAMRSAAQIVAYEIAMGFALVVVLMAAGSLNIRDIVLAQEGGVLGWFWAPLLPMFVVYFISGVAETNRAPFDVAEGESEIVAGFHVDYSGMAFAVFFLAEYANMILIAALAAILFLGGWLSPFEGTALGSLPLLGNGMHWLLLKIALFVFLYLWFRATFPRYRYDQIMRLGWKVFIPVTLVWLVVVGAAVMYPPLWGWLTGFGLVAVALTLLLVVVRGAVKPSGVIMP
- the nuoI gene encoding NADH-quinone oxidoreductase subunit NuoI; the protein is MNGFRHFFKSFMLWELLVGMRLTGRYLFKRKVTVQYPEEKTPMSPRFRGLHALRRYPNGEERCIACKLCEAVCPALAITIDSEVREDGSRRTTRYDIDLVKCIFCGFCEESCPVDSIVETRIHEYHGEKRGDLYMTKDKLLAVGDKWEAQIAADRAEDARYR
- a CDS encoding NADH-quinone oxidoreductase subunit J, which gives rise to MSQLVIFFVFAAMLVFAGVMVITVRNAVHSALFLVLAFFSSAAIWLLMEAEFLAIVLVLVYVGAVMVLFLFVVMMLDVNTARLKEGFIRYLPVGLLVAVLIAFQLIMVVGGERFGLEDYPKPVPKAADYSNTEALGAVLYTEYLLAFEVAAVILLVAIVAAISLTMRRRATVKHQKPEVQVAVRREDRIRIVSMASEPRDGREDGS
- the nuoK gene encoding NADH-quinone oxidoreductase subunit NuoK gives rise to the protein MIPLSYVLILAAIMFCLSMAGIFLNRKNVIILLMSIELMLLSVNMNFIAFSHYLGDNAGQVFVFFILTVAAAESAIGLAILVVLFRNRQTINVADLDTMKG
- the nuoL gene encoding NADH-quinone oxidoreductase subunit L, coding for MFDIYLAIPLAPLVGALIAGLFGKAIGRAGAHWVTIIGVALSTVLSFVVYNHHVLEGGAAFNGAVYTWGLSDGIAFQVGFLIDQLSATMMVVVTFVSLMVHIYTIGYMHDDPGYQRFFSYISLFTFSMLMLVMSNNFLQLFFGWEAVGLVSYLLIGFWFDRESAIYANMKAFLVNRAGDFGFLLGISAVLMYFGTLDYAEVFARAPEFVGTTMEIIPGAEWSLFSVICILLFIGAMGKSAQWPLHVWLPDSMEGPTPISALIHAATMVTAGIFMVSRMSPLFELSETALSFVLIIGAITAFFMGLLGLVQNDIKRVVAYSTLSQLGYMTVGLGASAYAASMFHLGTHAFFKALLFLGAGAVIIAMHHEQDMRRMGGLRKYMPITYATALIGSLALIGFPGFSGFFSKDGIIEAVHHSELWGADIAYMAVLSGVFVTALYSFRMFFMTFHGRERMDDHTREHLHEAPWVVTGPLILLAIPSVIIGWWWAEPMLFGGYFGEAIFVAPEHDTLARLGQDYHGLVAFLLHGIMAPPFWLAALGVLTAWFLYIKRPDLPAQIVARIRPLHTILVEKYGHDRFNDWFFGGGTRGLGTLLWRVGDMGLIDGLMVNGSARVVGWFSGVFRRIQTGYLYTYAFAMIIGLLLLLQFAVGGL
- a CDS encoding NADH-quinone oxidoreductase subunit M codes for the protein MLFEKLPLLSLLVWLPILGGAWILVAGEKNAVGARVIALLVSLATLLLSIPLYTGFDTTTPAMQFVEKLPWIEAFSINYHLGVDGFSMPLILLTAFTTVLVVISAWEVIQYKIGQYMAAFLIMEGLMIGVFAAMDAMLFYVFWEAMLIPMFLIIGIWGGPNRIYATIKFFLYTFLGSVFMLVALLYLYGQAGSFAIHDMHAVSIGLSAQILIFLAFLIAFAVKVPMWPVHTWLPDAHVEAPTGGSVVLAAIMLKMGGYGFLRFSLPITPDASRELDWLMIALSLLAVVYIGFVAIVQKDLKKLVAYSSISHMGFVTLGFFVAFAILENTGDIRGAALGMEGGMMQMISHGFISGALFLCVGVLYDRMHTREIGAYGGVANPMPVFAAFMMLFIMANSGLPGTSGFVGEFMVILSSFHASFWYAFLAASTLLLGATYNLWMYKRVIYGKVANDEVRGLGDLSAREFLILAVLGVVVILFGVWPQPLLEVMHPTVEHLIGHMVESKL
- a CDS encoding four helix bundle protein is translated as MDADVKWRRHYRLEVWKQGIVLVKAVYDLTRRFPNDERYGLCTQLRRAAISVPSNIAEGVARTSDKELLRFLDIASGSLSEVDTQLIIASELGYLRRDDEIFQRVANESRLLAGFIRSVQDVRRRP